The proteins below are encoded in one region of Penicillium psychrofluorescens genome assembly, chromosome: 4:
- a CDS encoding uncharacterized protein (ID:PFLUO_007029-T1.cds;~source:funannotate): MTSSLPGSCCYQGVKHEGVAKGELSKVGDFEVYTVHPAERVEKGILILTDIIGHKFINVQLIADQLAANGYFVMIPDLFDGDPVPLNLPGSFDIPAWHTGKYHPAGTAHLPPNVGPIVDASIAEMRTKYGCKAIGAIGHCFGAKYVARYLRPDIGKIDAGFIAHPSYVTEEELRAIKGPLAIAAAEIDAIFPAEERHASEAILKENGFPYQVTLFSGVAHGFAVRGDLSNRAVKYAKETTFIQCLQWFGEYL, from the exons ATGACCTCTTCGCTCCCCGGCTCCTGCTGCTACCAGGGTGTCAAGCATGAAGGTGTTGCAAAAGGGGAACTATCAAAGGTCGGCGATTTCGAGGTATACACTGTGCATCCCGCAGAGCGTGTCGAGAAAGGTATTTTGAT CTTGACCGATATTATTGGCCACAAGTTCATCAACGTCCAACTCATCGCGGACCAACTCGCGGCAAATGGTTATT TCGTCATGATTCCCGACCTGTTCGATGGCGATCCCGTCCCACTTAACCTTCCAGGCTCGTTCGACATTCCAGCGTGGCACACTGGAAAATATCACCCTGCAGGAACAGCCCACTTGCCACCAAACGTTGGCCCTATAGTCGATGCTTCTATCGCGGAAATGCGAACAAAATACGGATGCAAG GCAATTGGTGCGATAGGCCATTGTTTCGGCGCAAAATATGTTGCTAGATACCTTCGACCAGACATCGGCAAAATTGATGCTGGCTTCATCGCGCATCCGAGCTATGTGACGGAGGAAGAGCTCCGTGCTATCAAAGGGCCCCTTGCTATTGCTGCCGCCGAAATCGATGCAATTTTCCCAGCTGAAGAGCGTCATGCCAGTGAAGCTATTCTAAAGGAGAACGGGTTTCCCTATCAGGTCACCCTCTTCAGCGGTGTCGCACACGG GTTTGCGGTTCGAGGCGACCTCAGCAATCGTGCAGTTAAGTATGCGAAAGAGACTACCTTCATTCAGTGTCTTCAGTGGTTTGGCGAGTACCTCTAA